A stretch of DNA from Arthrobacter globiformis:
GGCGCATAGGTCGGCGACTGCAGGAGCCCCACTGCCACAGCCGTCGCCAGACCGACGACGGCCATCACCAGCAGACGGAGCCGTGAATGATGCGCCGGCCGGTCGAAGTTCGATGCCCCGCGTCCAATGCCGTCCACTCTGCTCATGGTCCGATCATTGCAGTTTCGCTCGCTCCGGCTCCGAGGCGACGCGCGTGCGGAACCCTCGGAAGCTAGTTCGCCGTTTCGCCAAAAACGGCCGCCTGAAGGGCTTCGAAGCGGCCTTTTCTGGCAAATCGCCGCGCGTGCGGAACCCTCGGAAACGCGAACGGACACTTGCGCCCCCGCAGGGTCTCAAGTGTCCGTGCGGCCCCGCAGGGCCTCAAGGATCCGTTCGCGCTCGATGAAGCCGCGCTAGCTGAGCGCGGGCACCTGCACCTGGCCCGGCTTGAAGCGGGCGCCGAAACCAGGGGCAACAGGCACCTCGATCCGCGCGTGCGTGTGGACTTCGCTGAGGGTCGCCTTGGTGTGCTCCGCGATCTGCTCCAGGGTGGTCACCCACATGCCGTCCATGCCCTTGACCCGCTCGATCAGCTGTTCCAGGGCCACCGCCTTGGACGGCCGGCCCGAGATGAACGGGTGGTTCGTGAGCACGAAGCAGCTTCCCTGCGAGTGGTGCGCCTGCGCCTCGAGCGTCCACATTTCCAGCACCTTGGCCGGGCTTTCGATCACGCCGCTGCCCGTCACGCCGGGATAGAACGCGTACTGCTCCCAGTCGTCCAGCGTCCAGTCGACGGGGATCTCCACGATGTCGCGGGTGTCGCCGGCACCGGAAGGAGAACCCGAGGAGACCGACATCCGGTACGGCGCATCGCCGTCGAGCAGGCTGGAGTCGTAGAGGAAGCCGCGGTCAGCGAGCAGCGCCGGCGAGTGCCAGTTCAACTCCCACCACGGTGCCCGGTACCCCACCGGCCGGAGCCCCGCGACCTTCTCCAGCGCCTCAAGTCCCCGGTCGATGTAGCTCGCTTCGGTGGCGGCGTCGATCCCCTGCATCGGCTCGTGCAGGTACCCGTGGTGCGCCACCTCGTGGCCGCCGTCGACGATCTGCCGCACTATGTCGGGGTAGCTTTCGGCGGTGAAGCCGGGGATGAAGAACGTCCCGCGGATCTCCTGCCGCGCGAGGATCTGCAGCAGCCGCGGCACCGCGACCTTGGGCCCGTACGACTGGTGGCTCATGAGCGACATGCGCCGGGTGCTGGTGGCGTCGTGCGCGATGACGCAGGACTCGGCGTCGACATCGAAGGTGAAGGATGCTGCGGCCGTGAATCCGTCCGGCCAGGTGATGGGGTGCTGGGAATCCGCGAAGGCGCTGCTGCTCATGCCGGAATTCCTTTCGTCAGAGGGCGAAGTGGTCAGGTGCTGAAGGACTTAGAGTTCGACGGCGGGAACCGGCTGGGGTGCCTGCGCAGCGTCAGGTGCGCTGACCGCGGAGGTGGTGCCGCCGTCGTCCGTCACCGTCACGTACGGCCGGTGCAGCCGGGGGCCGAGAACTGCGTACACCGCGGCGCTGGTGAGTCCGCCGGCGAGCCAGGAGAGATCCCAGCCGCCCAGGGCAACCGCGATGGGGCCCTGCATGATCGGGATGAGCCCGTACATGAACAGCCAGGTGGCCGCGATCCCGGCGAGCAGCGCGGTCACGCCGGCCCAGTTGACCACAGGCAGCCGGCGGGTGCCGACGCCGTCGAACAGCCGTTCCACCTTGCCCGGCCAGCGCTTCTCCAGCCAGAAGTAGTGCACCAACATCACTCCACCCCAGGCGGCCACCCAGGCCACGAGGCCGATCAGCCAGGCGTCCAGCACCGAGGCGAAGTCCTCCTGGAAGATGAAGAAGACGACGGCGATGAGCGAGAAAACGCCGACGAACAAGTTGAGTTTCCGGCGGCTGATGGTGATGTCCAGGGCCTGCGTGGCCACCGAGAAGGTGTAGATGTTCAGGATGTTGGTGGCGATGGGTCCGTGGAGCACCATCAGGAGCACGGGCAGCGCCATGGCGCCGAAGTTCTGGACAATCAGCTTGCCAGGGTCGACCTCGCCGCTGTTCGTGGCCAGGCTCGCGCCGAGGACGCCGAGCCAGACGACGGGGATGAACTGGCCCAGGACGGAGGCCAGGTAGACCTTTTTCTTGGGCACGGTGGTGCTGACGAAGCGGGAGTAGTCGGCGGCGTAGGTGAACCAGGTGATGCCCCAGCCGATGCCGATGGCCGTCATCACGGCGCTCATGGCTGCGATGCGTTCGGAGCCTTCCAGGATGTTGCCCGCGGGGCCGGCGTAGGTCCAGTCGATCTTCAGGCCGAACCAGGCGACGGCGGACATGACCACCAGGATGATGATGGTGGGCGGCACGGTCCACTTTTCGAAGGCGGCGATCGCCTTGTAGCCGAACCACGCGATGGCAACCTGGGCGGCCATGATGAACGTGGCGACGCCGATCTTCCAGGCGTAGTTGTGGGCGGCGGGATCCACCCAGCCGAGTGTGCCGAAGAGCGCCATGACGAGGTCGAGGATGATCCAGGTGTTGACGGCGCACCAGCCCACCACCAGCAGGGCCTGGATGGCGGCCGGGAGGTAGTTGCCGCGGCGGCCGAAAGCGGCTCGGGCCAGGACCATGCCGGTGGCGCCGGTCTTCTGGCCCAGCAGGACGAAGCAGCCGAAGAGCAGCATGCCGATCAGGTTGCCGAGGACCAGGACGGTGACGGTGTCGGCGAAGCCCAGGCCAAGGTTGATGCCCAGGGCGCCGAGGACCCAGTTGATCGGGGCAAGGTTTGCGCCGGCCCAGATCCAGAACTGGCCCGACACCTTGCGGGTGCGCGCGGATTCCGGAATGGGCTGGAGCCAGGCTTCGAAGTCCTCGGCCTGCTCCATTGCGGGCCCGGACTGCGGTGTTGAGGAGTTGTGCATCGGAAAAGCCTCCATATGAGGAAGAAGAGCCTCCGGGAAGAAGGGATGCATTAAGCGTATGTGCGCCACATCACAGCAACAAGGTACGATCTGTCTATCAGAATTCCCTTGCCTATGACGGAGTGTAAGATCAGTGTTCCTCGAAGACGTCCTGAAGCACCGGACCGTCCAAGCCGCTGACCCGCTGCTGCGGGCCGCCCCGGGCAGCGTGCCCGGCCGGCAGGTGCGGTGGGTCCACTCCAGCGAGGTTCTGGACATCGCTCCCCTGCTGCGCGGCGGGGAGCTCCTCCTCACCGGCGGCCAGGCACTGGCCACCGCTAGCGATAAGCGGCGGGTGGACTACGTCCGGGAACTGGCAGGACGCGGCGTCGCCGCGCTGGCCATCGAGACCGGGCCGACGCTGCCCGACATTCCCGAGTCGATGCTCGTCACGGCGGAGTCCAACGGCCTGCCGCTGTTCGAGCTGCGCAAGGTGGCGCCCTTCGTGGGCATCATGCAGGAGATCAACTCCATCCTAGTGGGCCAGTCCGTGGAGCTGCTGCAGCGCGGCGACGAGATCAGCCACGCCATGGCGGCCGAACTCGCCCACGGCGGCGGGCTCGATGAGGTGCTCGCCGTGCTCGCCGGGCAGACCGGGACCAGCGTCCGCCTGGTGTCGCCGGCAGGGCTCACGCTGGGGAGTGCGGGTGCGGGTGCCGACGGCGGCGGTACTGCCGGCGGTTCGGGGACGGTCAGTCCCGGGGCAGCGAGTACGACGGCGGTCGACGTTCCGGTCCGCGGTGTCCTGGCCGCGCGGTTGGAACTGGAGGCGCCCGAGGGCATCGACCCGGCGTTTGTCCGGGTGGCCGGCGAACGGTCCGTCGACATTCTTGGCCTGGCGCTGCTGCAGCGGATGCCGCCGGGCCTGAAGGAACTGGCGGGAGCGGAGCTGATGCGTGCCGTCCATTCCGGCGCCCAGCCGTGGCGGCTGGAGCAGCTGGGGGCTGCGGCAGGGTTCGCCGTCGACGGTCCGGTGGCCGCCGTCATGATCCGTTCCGCCGCTTCCGGCCGGCTGCGCCCAGAGCTGGACAAGGCTCTGGCGGAGTCGGTCCCGCGTGCTGCCAGCTATGCCGACAAGCTGGAGCTCATCGCACTGGCCGGCCTCCCGTCCGAGGGAACCCGTGCCGCGCGGGCGTCGCTGATCGGGGCGCTGGGGAACCTCGATGTCCCGGAAGGTTCCGCGATCGCCGTCGGACCTCTGGGGCAGGGCATCGGCGAGGCCGCCTGGTCCATGGCGGAGGCCCGCCGGACGCTGGATCTGGCGCCGCGGACTGGCCGATCCGCCGGCGGACCCCCGCAGGTGCGGGATGCGGATGCGTTCAGTGCCGAGCGGCTGGCTGCCGAGAGCATCGACGGCGGTGCCCGCCGCGATTTCGTCCGCCGGACCCTGGGGCCCATTCTCGAGCACGACGAGCAGCGGAGCTCGCAGTTGCTGCACACCCTGACGGTGTGGCTGGACTCCGGCTGCAACACGGCGCAGGCAGCACGCGAGCTGCACCTGGAACGGCAGTCGATGTACCACCGGCTGCAGCGCATCTTCGACCTCTGCGGCGGCGACCCCCGGGGAACGGGCCGCCTCGCCGGTCTGCACCTGGCAACCCGCCTAGCCCCACTCCCCTAGGACCCTTCCTCACATCCCGCCGCTTCCAACCGGACCCTTCCTCACATCCCGCCGCTTCCAACCCGACGCTCCCTCACGTCCCGCCGCCTGAACCCAAACCCTTCCTCACATCCCGCCGCCTCCAACCCGACGCTTCCTCACAGGACAGCGTCCGGGGGACGTGGCGCCATTACCGGGTCTGCATGGCGGTGCACCAGTGCCCAGGTGTCGCCTTCAGGCCGATAGACGCTCGTTACACGCAAATCAAACTGCGATATTTCGGCTCCTCCTCCAAGCTTGGCCTGCCAATGTTCTATGTCGAGGAAGACGGCGAGATCGGAAGTAACGTGCCTAGTGAGGCGATCAACAGCAGCGAGATGTCCGTCCTTGAACCGGGCAGCGGCTGAATCGAGGGCCTTGGATATCTGGTCCCAGCCCACAACCGGAGGACCCCAGGGATTCGCAAGAGACCCATCGTCGCCGTGGGAGAAAATGGCCTTGGCTGGTTCCGGGTCTCCTTTGGCAAACTCATTCATCGTTTGATGAAACCGGTCGACGACCTCGTCAAGCTGCATTGTTCCCACCTTCTGGCTGGCGTTCGGGTACCGAATCCTACGCCCGGGGAACACGCCCAGGAACAACTCAACTTCCTCAGGAGCTGGAGCGCCACCGGAAAGAGCCCTGACGAACCGCTCTCCGCCCACCGACCCGACCAAGGTGAGGACCCATCCAAACCCTTCCTCACCTCCTGCCGCAAAACCCCAAACCCTTCCTCACCTCCTGCCGCAAAACCCCAAACCCTCCCTCACCTCCTGCCGCCTCAATCCCAACCCTCCCGCTGGTGCACAGTCCCGAGGCCCGCGGTGGCGGTCTGGATATGCTCGACAGATGTTGCCCGAACGCTACCTTGCCGAACTCGCACGAACCCTAAGTTCGCTCGAAACGCTCGCGCGCCAGCCGGAGAGTACGCTGGGCCGTTCAGTTCCGGCCTGTCCCGGATGGACTCTCGATGCGCTGTTCGGGCACATCGGTTCTATAGAACGCTGGGCTGCCGCTATTGTTCGTGCCGGCGAGTATGTCGAGGAACCGGCCCCGCCTCGAGACAAAGCCGCAACCTGGTTCCTCGAGGGTGCGCCCGGCTTCCTGGCCACCATGACCGCCTTGGACCCCGCGGCACCGTGCTGGAACTTCGGCCCTCCCCCGCGCACGGCCGGTTTCTGGCTGCGCCGGCAGGCACACGAACACGCCATTCACCTGGTCGACGCCCACCAGGCGTC
This window harbors:
- a CDS encoding polysaccharide deacetylase family protein — protein: MSSSAFADSQHPITWPDGFTAAASFTFDVDAESCVIAHDATSTRRMSLMSHQSYGPKVAVPRLLQILARQEIRGTFFIPGFTAESYPDIVRQIVDGGHEVAHHGYLHEPMQGIDAATEASYIDRGLEALEKVAGLRPVGYRAPWWELNWHSPALLADRGFLYDSSLLDGDAPYRMSVSSGSPSGAGDTRDIVEIPVDWTLDDWEQYAFYPGVTGSGVIESPAKVLEMWTLEAQAHHSQGSCFVLTNHPFISGRPSKAVALEQLIERVKGMDGMWVTTLEQIAEHTKATLSEVHTHARIEVPVAPGFGARFKPGQVQVPALS
- a CDS encoding purine-cytosine permease family protein → MHNSSTPQSGPAMEQAEDFEAWLQPIPESARTRKVSGQFWIWAGANLAPINWVLGALGINLGLGFADTVTVLVLGNLIGMLLFGCFVLLGQKTGATGMVLARAAFGRRGNYLPAAIQALLVVGWCAVNTWIILDLVMALFGTLGWVDPAAHNYAWKIGVATFIMAAQVAIAWFGYKAIAAFEKWTVPPTIIILVVMSAVAWFGLKIDWTYAGPAGNILEGSERIAAMSAVMTAIGIGWGITWFTYAADYSRFVSTTVPKKKVYLASVLGQFIPVVWLGVLGASLATNSGEVDPGKLIVQNFGAMALPVLLMVLHGPIATNILNIYTFSVATQALDITISRRKLNLFVGVFSLIAVVFFIFQEDFASVLDAWLIGLVAWVAAWGGVMLVHYFWLEKRWPGKVERLFDGVGTRRLPVVNWAGVTALLAGIAATWLFMYGLIPIMQGPIAVALGGWDLSWLAGGLTSAAVYAVLGPRLHRPYVTVTDDGGTTSAVSAPDAAQAPQPVPAVEL
- a CDS encoding PucR family transcriptional regulator; protein product: MFLEDVLKHRTVQAADPLLRAAPGSVPGRQVRWVHSSEVLDIAPLLRGGELLLTGGQALATASDKRRVDYVRELAGRGVAALAIETGPTLPDIPESMLVTAESNGLPLFELRKVAPFVGIMQEINSILVGQSVELLQRGDEISHAMAAELAHGGGLDEVLAVLAGQTGTSVRLVSPAGLTLGSAGAGADGGGTAGGSGTVSPGAASTTAVDVPVRGVLAARLELEAPEGIDPAFVRVAGERSVDILGLALLQRMPPGLKELAGAELMRAVHSGAQPWRLEQLGAAAGFAVDGPVAAVMIRSAASGRLRPELDKALAESVPRAASYADKLELIALAGLPSEGTRAARASLIGALGNLDVPEGSAIAVGPLGQGIGEAAWSMAEARRTLDLAPRTGRSAGGPPQVRDADAFSAERLAAESIDGGARRDFVRRTLGPILEHDEQRSSQLLHTLTVWLDSGCNTAQAARELHLERQSMYHRLQRIFDLCGGDPRGTGRLAGLHLATRLAPLP
- a CDS encoding YybH family protein; this encodes MQLDEVVDRFHQTMNEFAKGDPEPAKAIFSHGDDGSLANPWGPPVVGWDQISKALDSAAARFKDGHLAAVDRLTRHVTSDLAVFLDIEHWQAKLGGGAEISQFDLRVTSVYRPEGDTWALVHRHADPVMAPRPPDAVL
- a CDS encoding maleylpyruvate isomerase family mycothiol-dependent enzyme; the protein is MLPERYLAELARTLSSLETLARQPESTLGRSVPACPGWTLDALFGHIGSIERWAAAIVRAGEYVEEPAPPRDKAATWFLEGAPGFLATMTALDPAAPCWNFGPPPRTAGFWLRRQAHEHAIHLVDAHQASGLADPEFAEDFLLDGIDEALAMFAPRQLRLQRMADPGKAVTFRVSGGTAWTVGNGGVAASVTATPREMYLGLWGRSSFSDIAVIDGDAGLALRVIRGPLTP